Proteins from a genomic interval of Harpia harpyja isolate bHarHar1 chromosome 9, bHarHar1 primary haplotype, whole genome shotgun sequence:
- the LOC128146124 gene encoding splicing factor 3B subunit 4-like, with product MERRRQRRGSVGSRGLPPAARVLPGGISPWFHHPPPALKEKFLLRARGSGHPSRAEVQGLRWPCTPRCTHCPPPPHSGPSHSCHVCTEGARHQLAELRCHGLGLSTAALPARGGWPAFAQASGLRGSPRPNTDASPLPLTSSCLGASPLCTPVPSKGTPAPASPWPSPAALHHPLPHSFPFSTHPLQVPEPSPSLHTRHQHHHRSLETPAAAACLCQRQRTPACSPQACS from the coding sequence ATGGAAAGGCGGCGGCAGCGCAGGGGGAGCGTGGGCTCCCGGGGGCTCCCGCCAGCAGCCCGTGTGCTGCCAGGAGGGATTTCTCCGTGGTTTCATCATCCGCCGCCCGCCCTGAAGGAGAAGTTCCTGCTCCGTGCGCGGGGCAGCGGTCACCCCTCGAGGGCTGAGGTGCAGGGGCTGCGCTGGCCCTGCACCCCCCGCTGCACCCACTGCCCGCCCCCGCCACACTCAGGCCCATCGCACTCGTGCCACGTGTGCACCGAGGGTGCACGgcaccagctggcagagctgcgcTGCCACGGCCTCGGGCTCAGCACCGCAGCGCTGCCAGCAAGGGGGGGCTGGCCAGCCTTTGCCCAGGCGAGTGGTCTCAGAGGGTCCCCACGACCCAACACTGACGCCTCCCCGCTGCCTCTCACCTCCTCATGCCTGGGGGCTTCCCCACTCTGCACCCCCGTCCCCAGCAAgggcaccccagccccagccagcccctggcccagccccgctgctctgcaccatcccctgccccacagcttcCCCTTCTCCACGCACCCACTTCAAGTTCCTGAGCCCAGCCCCTCCCTCCACACCCGGCACCAGCATCACCACCGCAGCCTCGAGACGCCAGCAGCTGCCGCGTGCCTCTGCCAGCGCCAGAGgaccccagcctgctccccacaAGCCTGCTCCTGA